CAGGGTGATCAGGGAGCTTTATTTACAAATGAAACTGGAGAACCGCTGCAAGTCGTTAGCGATAGAATCTTCGAAGGTGGAGGCGGTTTTAGTTCAGATTTAACTGCTTTCTATATTGAAGATCAGTGGCAGATAATGGATGACTTGATGATAAGTATCGGTCTTCGGAAGGATATTTATGAGGGAGATGGTACTACTGGGAAACAGCTGTTCGAGTTCGATACGGATATTGCCCCTCGATTAGGATTTTCCTGGGACCCCTTTGGTGATGGCGAGACAAAGGTTTACGGTACTTGGGGACGGTATTATCTACCTATTGCGAATAATACTATCTATAGAGCCGCATCCGGCGTTAGCGATGTAACAACCTATTATACTTATACTGGCATTGATCCTGTAACTAATGCGCCTACAGGAATTACGCCTATAAATGGTGATGTTGCGTCTTCCTCCTATGTAAGTTCTGTGCCTGTAATTCCAGAGAAGGACATATTCCAGGCCCAAGAAGCTGAGCCATTTGCCCGAGACGAGTATATTTTGGGCTTTGAAACAGCGGTTAACGATGAACTAAGTGTAGGAGTTCGAGGGGTTTATCGTGAAGTTGTTTCCGCTCTTGATGATTACTGTGGACGCTATGCATGGCCATACTGCGTTATGGTAAATCCGGGTGAGTCGATGTCCTGGTATGCAGATGGGTATTACTGGGATGGCTCCGAACTTGTAGTGAAAGGGGAGTTATTTGATGGCTCGCCAGATCCAGATTCCCTCAGGAAATTCTCTGCAGGAACAATCGGTCTACCTGAAGCTAAAAATATCTATCGTGCCCTTCAAGCGGATCTGACCTATAGTACAGATCAGATGACCTGGAAGTTCATTTATACTTGGTCTCGTAGCACAGGTAATTTTGAAGGTGCAGTGAAGTCTGATATTGACCAGGCTGACGCCGGTGTTACTCAGGATTTCGACTTCCCCGCCCTTATGGATGGGGCAGAAGGATACCAGCCTAATGATCGCAGACATGTCTTCAAATTATTTGGAAGTTATGATTTTACTGAAGACCTAACATTCGGTTTAAACGCTACTTTAGCAAGTGGGCGACCAATATCAGCATTTGGCCATAGTTACCCGAGTGACGATCCAAATATTTATGGTAGTTATGGTGATACCTTCTACCATCTGGACCCTGAAACAGGCGAATATGTGTACATCCCAAGAGGAGAAGTTGGCAGAACTCCGTGGACATTTAATGTAGATGCCTCTATGAGGTATAGATTCTCATTAAATGGAGTTGACATGACGGCTTCTCTTGATATTTATAATGTATTTGATAATCAAGAGGCGACTAATGTTAATGAGCACTACGAGCTAAATTCTGCTGAAGTTAACGATTGGTATGGCGCTGCATACGACTGGACAGCGCCAAGGTCTGCAAGAATTGGCTTAGTAGCAACCTTCTAATACGATTAGTAAATCCCCCTGTAGTAATGATTTGATAAGATTACTACAGGGGTTCTTGTTTTAGTTTACATTACTGATTTCTCTTAATTTTAAGCTGGCCTTTAACTGCAGTATAATGGCCCTTTTTTTATTTTTAACTGATCATTTAGTTTATTCCAGTAATGAAGTCTTCTTCGAGTATTAGTACTCTTACTCGAATCGGATCTTCAATTTGAAAATAACTTCGAGCCCGCTCATCAAGCTGGATGGATAGTGTTTGTAGTTTTTGATGTGTTAGGCTGGGTTTCTTCGAGCAGATTATTTCTATATAGCACTCGCCTGGTGTTATTTGAAGGGCGTTAATTATTTCTATACTAGGGTCTTCCTCTGTATCTAACTCCTTAATAATTAGATCTTGGAATAGTTCAGAGGCTGAATCCGGAGCTAATTTTAGTGGGGTCAAAAAAATCTTGCAGCTAACCATAGGGAAGTTCCTATTGGGAAAATTAATAGCTATATTAATTGTCTTTATATTACTTTTTTAAAGGCGATAGTGTTAAGAGGAGTTTTAAATGCCCCTTGGGTGTCCGTATGTTTAGGTGTGCAAGATAATAGCAGAAGATTGTGTTTTTTCTTTGGGGGCGTCTTGCTTAGTTATAACTTTTTGTAATTTAGAGTAGCTTTTTTGAATTTGAGTTTGACGGTTTTGGCCAAGCTTATTAGCTTCTTTAAGATTTTAGGTAGGAGTTGTTCAGGTGGGCGGCTCTTCGTGTTAGGTAGTAATTAGGTAAGAATAAACTCTGTGGGTGGGAGAGGTTGGAGGTCAATAGATTTATCTGGATATATATATTATTCCACCTTTAGTGTTGCCGGGTATTTTTTTGCTAGAAAATTTAGGTTTACAGCATAAATTGATGAAATTTAAATAGTATTTCTTTAGCGATAGGTTTAGGAGGCTACAAAGCGCTTTAGAGATACTTTTGTGTAACAAAACACTAGTGCTAGCTAAGGGTGGGTTAGTGGGTAGGTGTAGTTAGAGTAGATGCTACAAGTTTGAATGGGTTGAATTTTATGCAGCGGGCTTTACAGTAGTCCGTTACTCCAGCCTTAAGAATGAGTTTGATTATGCTCGGAGTATGTCAATATTTATTGTTGTGATCTGGTTGCTGTTTAAGTTTTTACTTATTTTTTCAAAGTTAGTTGATTTTTGGGGTTGGCATTTAGTCTTTCCTGGGGGGCTGTAGAAGTTAATTCAATTTAATAGGAGCTGTGAATAATCTTTAGGGGATTTAGACCCAGATTACCCTACATTAATTGGTACGAAGGTTCCGCCAGCAATATGAAAGCTCAGTTTAATTTGGCTGTATCAAGGATTGGTTTAATGAAAGTTACACTAGGAAGTTGTGGGCGGTGTTAAGCTAGTTGAGGTTTTCATCGATCCCATTAAAGAGGTCGATAATTATTTTATAAATGTTGATCGATGTAGGATGGATGTTACACCACAAGAGAATTAGTAGGCTGTGAATAGGATAGATAATCCTGAAAAGTGAAGAGTAGAGCCTATTGGGCTAAGATAGTTTTTGCTCAATTTAGGGGGCTTATGCATGTATGCAGGATGTTTCTAGCGGTAGACAAAAATTTTTGTTGTGATCACTCACCCATAATTACCAGTCAACATTGGCATATTGGGGCATAATCGAGTTAAGCTTTAGTTTGCTGGGTAGAGGTTCCTATCCAGCAAACTATACGAACTTACTGAAAGGAAGGTGCGCTATGTACACTGAAACTGATATTAAAGCTGGTCCTGAGGCACAAGTAGAGCTGCCTTGGGATGAAGATTAAGTAATCTTTCCCTTGACCCCCAAAGTTAGGCTGTTTGGAGTGCTTTTTACAGATTGATCTCGATAGGTTTTGAGGCTATTTTCAGTATTGCTTTATTGAAAACTTCAAATAACCTTGTAGTTATATCTGCTTGCACTGCAGGCTTTGCTTTCCTGAGGGGGGATTGCCGGCCCTGACTTACCTGTCGAGTTTATTCCAATGTACGTAAATGGTTGTAACTCGCACTGATCGTTCGACACGCCTATTTTGTAAGAGTTCATTCGTAAATTTGCAATTTTTTTACATGACTCTTATCACTTGGTCTACTTTCGATGGGATAATATGGGTTCGCAGGCGCCAATCGTCAAATGATGTCGATTGGTGCCACTTTATTTCTGCTACAGGAATAGCTCTAGCTGTTTATTTTTAAATACTAGAATCAATCTAAATGAGTTTGCTCCCCCTCTGCTTTTTGCCTTCAGTTGACGGTGAAAGTGAGCTATGATTTTTTTAACTATAAAACCTATATCCTAATATGATTATTGCTATTTAGCTCATAATTTAAGCCTATCTTTGTCAGCTTTGACTTTGTCAATAATTTAGCGAGAATTTGTCTCGACAACTATCCTTGCGAAAAGCAGGGCCGAAAAAGATGGTCTGTTGCTAGTGGAATCTTGACGGTGCAGATACAATGCTTGGTTCACAAGTGGCGGCTTTGTTAGAGCTTTATCCAATCAGATAACACCCTGAATTCATTTTAATTGTGTGTTTTTAGGTGGAGTCAATAAGTTTTTTGTTCAATAAAAATTCTGAATGGTGTTTATTTCAGATTCTTGATAGCGCCGTCTCGTAGATTTTATATTGGCCCGATTTGCCACTTTTCTACAGAGATCTCTAATAAAAATCTTTGAGCCACCTTTTGTGATTGGGCTCTAGCATGTGTATTGGCTTTGCAATTTCGGAAATACTGCAAAGTATTAAGCAAGTCTCGAATCTATATTGATGGTAAGCCGAATTTATGCTTTTGATTTTAACTCTTGTGCTTTGCTTTTAGATTTACTTTATCAGAAAATGGGTTCTTGCCTATATAGTACTATGGCTACTTAGCTGAAATATGTAAAAAATGTGAAATTCTTGTTTTTCGACAGCTACTTTGATCAGTATCAAGGTTTTAGTGATGGAGCATAACTATAAGTGAACAGGCCACTATGCCCGCTGTTAGTTTGTACTTACTTTCCATGTTAGATGAATATGAATTGAGGGTGTTTAGGTGCACTCCAGGTCTATATTGCATTTTATCCTCAATTATTTTTGGTTGAAAAGCTTCGCCTTGACTACTTTGGCTGTGGAGCAAATAGCATTGCATGGACCATCACTTTAGCTTAGGCGGGGATAGTTATAAATCACTATGCTAGAGCGAGGAATATACAGATTCCAATTGACTCCATAACCTGAGAAATCTAAATTTGTATTTCCTGTATTTTCAGTAGAAAAATACAAAAGATCGAATGAATAGAGTCAAATTTTACTCCTGTTCAATGCGATAACTATTGATAGGTTTCTTATATTGTCAACTCCTTTTTTTCACACTTCACGTTCCATTGTTTCAGATTCTATTCGTGGTCTGATTGTAGCTACTGCTCTCGGTGTCCTGCTTTTATCGGCTTGGGTTATATGGTTTTTTACAATGGAAATCACAACATATAGCGTGAGTGAAGATGCGAGGTTGGAGCAAGATCACAATACCGTCCATGTAAGTACCCAGAGAGTTGGGCGTGTTGTGCATATTGAAGCAGAGCTGGGAGATGCCTTAGAGCAAGGCGATATATTAATTCGTCTTGATACGTCCGTACTTGATTTGAGCTTGCAGGGAGATAACAAGATATCCGGAAGCTTGCGAGATCAGTTTGAATCAGTTCAAAGAGAACAAGAGCTACTCGATAAAAAATTTGGTGAAGACGAGAAGGCTCTTAGCGATCAATTAAAATTACTGGAACAACAGTACCAGCTTCAAGTGAGTAATCAGAAAATTCAAGCGGATGTTACTGATCGTTATGAGCGACTGTTACAAAAACAACAAAGTTCAGAATTGGATTACCTCGCCGCAAAGCGAACGTACCAACAAATGGCGATGGCAACCTTGAAAGTACAAGCGGATATTCGTGCTTTGGAGGATCGTCGAGCGCAACTGATTAGTGAATATCAACTTGAGGTGAGCGCATTAAAACAGCGACATCAGGATATCGATGGAAGGCTTGCGGAAGTTGATACCCGTATCCAGCAAAGCCATCTTGCAGTACGTGAACAGAACTTACGTGCCCCAATTACCGGGGTATTGGCTTCGCTGGCGAAAATTCGGGAAGGTGAAGTACTGGTTGCCGGGCAACAAGTTGCAACGATTCAGGCAGAAGGCGTTATTTCTATACAGGCATTTTTTCCGCCCGCATTAGCACTGGGACATATTCAGCCTGGGCAGCAAGCCCAAGTAAAATTGGATGGATTTTCCTGGGCTCGTTACGGGCAATTGGAGGCTCGTGTAGAGCGGGTGGCGAGTGCCGTCCAGCAAGGTAAAGTTCTTGTACAGCTATCCTTGCAAGGTGAGACACCGCCCCACCTCCCTTTATTACACGATTTACCGGCCAGAGTAGAAATTGCCACAGGTAAGAAAACACCTTATCAGCTGCTGCTACAAAGGACGGGCGAAATACTTTCAGGTAAAGCTTCCGCAGAAATAGTAGAAGAGGGAGCGTGATAGTGAAATGCAAAACACGCTGGTTAGTTCCAGAGGTTGTTCAGACCTCTAATATGGACTGTGGCCCGGCTTCCCTGAAGTGCTTGCTTGAAGGCTTTGGTGTATACACACATTACGGCCATTTACGCGATGCTTGCCAGACTGATGTAGATGGCACCTCAATAAATACTCTGGAAAAGATTGCGATAGAGTTAGGGCTGGATGCCGCCCAGATGGTAGTTCCTGTGGATCACCTTTTACTGAGTTCCACTGATTACTTACCAGGATTGGTTGTGGTGCGCCTACCTAATGGCAACACTCATTTTGTTGTGGCTTGGAGAAATCATCGCGGTATCGTGCAAGTGATGGACCCTGCCAGTGGCAGGCGTTGGCCTAGCGCACGTCGTTTTTTGGATGAGTTGCATGTCCACATCCTACGGGTGCCTCCTCAGGGCTGGAGAAGCTGGGCAGGTGGTGATGACTTTATTGCCCCGCTTAAAGAGCGTATTGCATACTTAAAGGTTGGCGATACTGTGGCCACCACGCTCTGTGACAAAGGGCTAAAAGATAAGAGTTGGCTGTCGCTGGCATTTCTCGATGCATCCGTTCGAATGCTCACCTCATTAGTTACGTCCGGGGCGATAAAGCGAGGAGCTGAAGTCAGTGGTATGTTGCAGCGGCTGTTTGTTGAGTTTTCTACAGATACCAGTCAAGCATTTTCTCTAGTGCCAGAGAGTTACTGGTGCGCTAGGCCGTCCCGTCCCAGTGGAAGTGAGCCGGCAGAGACAATTGAACTGTCGCCAGAGCAGCTGGCATTTAGTGGTGCGGTCATCGTGAGTGTTAAAGGGGTTCGCGATGTCAGTGAAGTTAAACCGAAATCGGAAGCGCTATCGAGGGCTTTGCGAGAGCCACAGGTTCAACCTCTCAAGCAACTATGGGGGTTGATGCGTGAAGATGGAATGATTGCGCCACTCTCTATATTTATTGCTATGCTCGGAGCGGTATTGGGGCTGATGTTCGAGGCCTTGCTTTTCCGTGGCCTGATTGATATTCACAGTGAGTTAGCGACAGAGATACAGCGAGCAGGCACGATTGCACTACTGCTGGTCTTCATGATCACATTACTGCTATTGCAGTTTCCTGCAGCAAAAATCCAAATGGTGGTAGGGCGGCGTTTAGAAAATCGATTTCGCATGCGTTTTTTAGCGGCGCTGCCCCAAGTACCCGATCACTTCTTTCAGAGCCGCCCGACCTCTGACACAGCCGAGCGCTCACATCGTATTGCCGCCTTAAGAGGTTTGCCTGTTCTTGGAACGAGTATCGTTTTTAAAATTTTCTCCCTGCTCGCTACTGCACTGGGAATAATTTGGCTTGCGCCTGTTGCTGCTCCTTTGGTGCTAATCATGTCGGTATTGCAAGTTGCTGTACCTTTGATGTTCCACCCAGTACTCACTGATTACAGTATGAGAGTACAAACTCATGCGGGAGCCTTGGCTCGCTTCTATATGGATGCGCTGCTGGGAGTTATCCCAATCCGTACGCACGGCGCTGGTGAGTCTGTACGGCGTGAGCATGAAAACCTGCTCACCGAATGGATAAGGGCTGGATACTCATCACTGAGTTTCCAACTCAATAGCCAGGCGGTACAGCTGTTGGTTAATTGCACTCTCAGTAGTGTATTGGTGATTTATTGTGTTAATGCACGAGGGGCAAGTCCCGATCTGCTTTTATTGATATATTGGGTGTTGGCACTGCCGCCACTGGGTGAAGAAATTGCGGGGCTGATGCGAAGTTATCCACGGCAGCGAAATTTTTTACTGAGAGCCCTCGAACCGCTGCAAGCAGTCACTGAAACTGATACAGATAAAAATTCCGCTGATAGTGTGGCATTTTTCCCGGCAAAACCGGTGGGAATTAAGTTTGAGAATGTCACCGTTAATGCCAGCGGTCGCACTATTCTCGACAGGGTAAATCTGGAAATCAGCCCCGGTGAGCAAATTGCTGTGGTCGGAGCATCCGGCGCTGGAAAATCTAGCCTTGCAGGGTTATTGCTGGGGTGGCACAAGCCCGCCAGTGGCCGTGTAATGCTCAACGGTGGAGAATTGAAGGGAGAATTACTGCATCGTTTTCGCCTTCACTGTGCCTGGGTTGATCCCGCAATTCAGCTGTGGAATAGCAGCCTTTTGGAGAACCTGAGTTACGGCAATAAGCCGGAAACTCCCCTTTACCCCATTTTACAGCAAGCGGATTTACTCAAGTTGGTAGCAGCGCTACCGGAGGGGCTGCAAAGCCCGCTAGGTGAAAGTGGTGCTCTGGTCAGTGGTGGTGAAGGGCAGCGTGTACGTCTGGGGCGCGCACTTGGCCGTGAGGAAACTGCTTGTGTGATTCTGGATGAACCGTTCCGGGGTCTTGATCGCCAACAGCGGCAGCGCTTGATGAACCGGGTGCGGGAGGTTTGGCAGGGGGTTACCCTGATCTGTATTACCCACGATATCAGCGAAACCCGGGACTTTCCTCGTGTTTTGGTCGTGGACGATGGTTGCATTATTGAAGATGGCAAGCCCAGTGAGCTTCAAGCCCAGGGCGATACGCGCTATGCACAGCTACTGGCAGCTGAAAGCAGTCTCTGGCAAGAGTGTTGGCAGAGTAGCAGTTGGCGTCACTTGCGTATGGCCAGCGGTCAATTGACAGAAGTGCAAGGAGTCCCTGGGGCGACACCGGCCTCCCGGTTTACGGAGGTTGCCAGTGAGCAGTAAAGAATTAATGCCCTATTGCTGGCCAGTGTCACAGCTGGAGGCCGCCTTACAAGCGTTAGCAAAATACAGCGGCTTGGAGCCAGAGGTAGCGGAGCACAAATCCCAGGGAAGCACCCTGGAGTTGAATGCCAGGTTGCAGGCAGGTGCCGAAGCTTTGGACTTGCAAGTGGAGCAGGTGAGTTGTAGCTATCCAGAGATGGAAACCATGTTGTTGGGAGCCGCCCCGGCACTGTTGCGGGTTCGCTTTCCCGAGGGGGAATATTTTATCGCACTGTGTGGTGGCAGGGGGCATAAGTTACAGCTGCTCACACCGGCACTGAATGTGGAGAAAGTTTGCCTAGAGCTGGTTATTCAGCAGCTGGCTCGCGAGCTTGAAGGGCCTCAGCGCGAACGAATCGAGCAACTGTTGGATAGTGCATGCATTAAAGGGCGTCGCCGCAAGAAAGCCATGGCTGCTCTGCTGCGGGAAAATCTTGCGGGCGTACGCCTGGATGATTTCTGGCTGTTGCGTCAACCCTCTCACCGGTCTTTCCGCTTACAGCTTCGCCAGCGCGGGTTGTATTGGCGCTTTGCCGCCATGCTTGCCTGTCACAGTGCCCAGATGACTATTTTTCTGTGCAGTTGGTGGGTAATAGGTAGGGCTGTGCTCGAG
This DNA window, taken from Microbulbifer sp. VAAF005, encodes the following:
- a CDS encoding HlyD family efflux transporter periplasmic adaptor subunit codes for the protein MEITTYSVSEDARLEQDHNTVHVSTQRVGRVVHIEAELGDALEQGDILIRLDTSVLDLSLQGDNKISGSLRDQFESVQREQELLDKKFGEDEKALSDQLKLLEQQYQLQVSNQKIQADVTDRYERLLQKQQSSELDYLAAKRTYQQMAMATLKVQADIRALEDRRAQLISEYQLEVSALKQRHQDIDGRLAEVDTRIQQSHLAVREQNLRAPITGVLASLAKIREGEVLVAGQQVATIQAEGVISIQAFFPPALALGHIQPGQQAQVKLDGFSWARYGQLEARVERVASAVQQGKVLVQLSLQGETPPHLPLLHDLPARVEIATGKKTPYQLLLQRTGEILSGKASAEIVEEGA
- a CDS encoding ATP-binding cassette domain-containing protein gives rise to the protein MKCKTRWLVPEVVQTSNMDCGPASLKCLLEGFGVYTHYGHLRDACQTDVDGTSINTLEKIAIELGLDAAQMVVPVDHLLLSSTDYLPGLVVVRLPNGNTHFVVAWRNHRGIVQVMDPASGRRWPSARRFLDELHVHILRVPPQGWRSWAGGDDFIAPLKERIAYLKVGDTVATTLCDKGLKDKSWLSLAFLDASVRMLTSLVTSGAIKRGAEVSGMLQRLFVEFSTDTSQAFSLVPESYWCARPSRPSGSEPAETIELSPEQLAFSGAVIVSVKGVRDVSEVKPKSEALSRALREPQVQPLKQLWGLMREDGMIAPLSIFIAMLGAVLGLMFEALLFRGLIDIHSELATEIQRAGTIALLLVFMITLLLLQFPAAKIQMVVGRRLENRFRMRFLAALPQVPDHFFQSRPTSDTAERSHRIAALRGLPVLGTSIVFKIFSLLATALGIIWLAPVAAPLVLIMSVLQVAVPLMFHPVLTDYSMRVQTHAGALARFYMDALLGVIPIRTHGAGESVRREHENLLTEWIRAGYSSLSFQLNSQAVQLLVNCTLSSVLVIYCVNARGASPDLLLLIYWVLALPPLGEEIAGLMRSYPRQRNFLLRALEPLQAVTETDTDKNSADSVAFFPAKPVGIKFENVTVNASGRTILDRVNLEISPGEQIAVVGASGAGKSSLAGLLLGWHKPASGRVMLNGGELKGELLHRFRLHCAWVDPAIQLWNSSLLENLSYGNKPETPLYPILQQADLLKLVAALPEGLQSPLGESGALVSGGEGQRVRLGRALGREETACVILDEPFRGLDRQQRQRLMNRVREVWQGVTLICITHDISETRDFPRVLVVDDGCIIEDGKPSELQAQGDTRYAQLLAAESSLWQECWQSSSWRHLRMASGQLTEVQGVPGATPASRFTEVASEQ